Within the Rickettsiales bacterium genome, the region AAAGAGCATTTTAATCTGTTCTTGAAAGAATGTGAGTGGAGGTTTAATATGGGCACACCAAGTGACTTACTGGCAGACCTGAAAAAGTTGCTCAAAGAATATTATTAGGTGTCAGCCCCCAGTTTTTTTTGGTAATATATCGCGTGCGCTCGTAGCTCAGTCGGATAGCCTTACTGTGTTTCTGTAACTCTTGCTGCAAAGCGTAGATGTCCTTACGGCTAGTCTCCCAGAGCCACCCCTTGAGCTTGCAGAGTTGATATAAAACTGTGCCTCGCGCTGTGAGGGGTGACATAGGGAATACTCTGTACCTCAAGCTGCTCGAAAATCTTCTTCCACACCCGTAAGCGGAAGTTGGAGTAGAGCAACACCCCTCCACCGGCCTTACGCTTCGGCCAAGCTTGCCGCGCCCCTTGGCTGGGAAAGACTAGCCTTAGTTCTCCGTTTTTGCGCGGACAACACAGCTTCCACTCAAGCAACCAGCTCTTGAGGGTGGAGACCAATCACCTCAATCCACTCAATATCTTGCGTGTAGCAAACAATCTGGTCGATAAAGCGCACATTCGCATCATGCGTATCTTGGCCCTTGAAATATTGTGGATAGTGCTCGCTGGTAAAAGCGGTCTGAATAAATTCCAACGGGATAATTTGTTCTGTAGTCATGGTTACGCTCCAATAATAGGTAGTTCTTTGAAATCAATTTCGTGCAATGGTTTGCCCGTCCACTGGTATTCTTCACCGGTGTCGGGATGGATTGTTGGAGGAATCACACAGAGCTTTTTCTCAACCAAGAATTCAGCCACTTCACCGTAATGAGAATTTTTCTCGCCCTTCACTTTCATCTTGGTTTTGCGAATAACACCGCGAACTCGGACGAAATGAACCGCGCCCTTTTTACCAAAGCGCGTGCATGGTGAGTTGCGCAATAACGCAGCACCCAAGGCAGCATAAGCATCATGGTCAATATCCAGCGCACCCAATACACTGCCATCTGGCAACTGGCTTCCCATCAGCAAACCAATACCATAACGAGACTTCTTTCTATCCCATTTGTTGATAATCTCCGGCGAAAGCTCTGTGTCAGGTGTAGTCCAAGATTTTTCACGACAGGCTTTACTGCCCGGTGTAATAGGGCGCGGCCAATAGCCGAGACTTCGATAAATCGGGGCCCAGTGA harbors:
- a CDS encoding bifunctional DNA primase/polymerase, with amino-acid sequence MTNNTFAHWAPIYRSLGYWPRPITPGSKACREKSWTTPDTELSPEIINKWDRKKSRYGIGLLMGSQLPDGSVLGALDIDHDAYAALGAALLRNSPCTRFGKKGAVHFVRVRGVIRKTKMKVKGEKNSHYGEVAEFLVEKKLCVIPPTIHPDTGEEYQWTGKPLHEIDFKELPIIGA